The DNA segment ATGGCCGAGCGAGATGGCGGCTGCCACGGCCACGCCCAGCACCGAAAGCACGCCGGAGATCCAGCCCTGGCGGCGCCAAAACCCGATGCAGGCATCACCCAGCAGTACCACCATGCCGGTAACCGCTACCACGATGACCGGCAAAAGTGCATGCATGCTGCCAGCGTTGGAGAGGATCACTGGCCGGATGTTCCGCTCGCGGCCGGCGCTCCGGCTGGTGGTTTGCTGCCCGTCCTCCCCGCCTGTCCGGGCACAGCGCCCATAAAGCCTGGTTTGCCGGAGCCACTCCCCGCGCCGGCGGCGCGCGGGAGGGTAAAGCGTTTGCCGTTAGGCATCACCGCGCCGGGCCGTACTCCTGCGTTGCCCGGCATGGGAGGCCGTTTGCGTCCTGTGGCGCCCGGCTTGCGCGGCGGTCCGCCACCGGCCGCTTGCGGCAGCGTGACGCGTTTGCCGTTTGGAAGGAGTTGGCCGGGATGCAGCCCGGCGCCTGGCGGCATAGGCCGCGGTCCGTGGTGCACCGGCGCCGCCGGAGGCGCGGCAGGCTTGCTGCTGCACGCGCCGATGGCAAGGCACGCAGCGCACACCAGGAATCCCGTAGCTGCGGTACGCCCGGCGCCGAGCGCGCGGCTGGATGGGTGGGTTAGGTTGGGCATCATCGGCTTGCTCCTGTTATGCGAGGTCCGCCATGGCCAGGTCCGGCGGATGGACCCGGTGGCGCAGAGGGAGGCGCTCCGGTGGCGCCCTGGGATGGCGACGCTCGACGCGCCGGCCCAGCGGCGTTTCCGCCCGCGGCCGGCCTGCCCGGCGCAGGCGATGTGCCGCCGGCAGCAAGCGGTCGCGTGGCGGGATTGATTCCGCGAAGCACGGACCGCTGGTCTACGCCACTGTCAAGCCATGCCAGCGTGGAACGCTCCTCCGACGGAGATGCGTGCGTGCGCCGCAACGATTGGCGGTCAAATACCGCGTTGTAGAGGCGTACCGCCGGCAAGTCGGTATCTTCGGCGCCGGCGCCGCGGAGCAGATAGGTAACGGTGGTGTTCATCTTCTGCGTCCAGAAACTGGAGCCGAGGCCGAACCAGAAGATCACCACGGCCAGCGGCGTAAGCACCAGCCATTCATTGCGCGTCAAGTCCGGGAACTTCAAGTTGAGCGGGCGTGTGACGGGTCCGAGCATGAGGCGCTGAAACCACCAGAGCATATAGATCGCCGAGAAGACCATGCCTGAGGCCGCCAGTGCGGTGGCCCAATGCCCCGTGGTGGTGGAGCTCCAGCTGCCGAGCAGCACCGGGAACTCGCCCACGAACCCGTTGAAGAAGGGTACGGCAACACTGGCCAATGTTGCGATGAGCAGCATCGTGGCGAGCCCCGGGGCGATCATCTTGAGGCCCCCAAACTCCGATATCTGTCTCGTCCCGCGCCTTTCGTACATCATCCCGACAATGAAGAACAGCATCGGCGTTGAGATGCCGTGATTGATGTTCTGTACCAGTGCGCCCATCATGCCGATGCGCGTGAAGGTAAATATCCCCAACATCACATAGCCGAGGTGAGCCACGCTGGAGTATGCGACCAACTTCTTGGCGTCGGTTTGAACCGCGGATACAAGCGAGCCGTAGATGATACCGATAATCGCCAGTACGATGAAGATCGGGGCGGCTTGCCGGGCCTGTTCCGGGAAGATCGGCAAGCAGAATCGGATAAACCCGTAGGTGCCCATCTTGAGCATGACGCCGGCCAGAATCACGCTGCCGGCGGTTGGCGCCTCAACGTGTGCGTCCGGCAGCCAGGTGTGGAGCGGGAACATCGGCACCTTGATCATGAAGGCCAGGGCAAAGGCGCCAAACATCATCAGCATCCCCTGCGGATGCGCCATGGCAAACGCGGCCAGGTTGTGCGAGCCTGTGGCGCGTACGCTGGTGAGCGCAAGCACATTCAGCGTTCCCGATGCGTGGTACAGCGCCACGATGGCCACAAGCATCAGCACGCTTCCCGCGAACGTGAAGATAAAGAACTTGATGGCGGCGTAGACGCGGCGCTCGTGGCCAAAGATACCGATGAGGAAGTACATCGGCACCAGCATCGCTTCCCAGAACACGTAGAAAAGCACCAGGTCGAGGGCGCAGAAGACGCCCAGCATGGCCGCTTCCAGCAGCAGCAGGAAGCACATGAACTCCTTGAGCCGCGCCTTTACGGTGAAGGAGTGGATGATGCAGAGCGTGGAGAGGAAGGTGGTAAGCAGGATGAGCATCACGCTGACGCCATCCACGCCCATACGGTAGTGCACGTCGATCGAGCCGACGTGGAACCACTTGACGTCTTCCAGGAACTGCATGTTGCCGATCACGCTGTTCATGGCGTGGCTTCGGTATGCAGCCAGCAGTGCAATCGACAGGAACAGAGTGAGTACCGAGAAGAGGAGCGCCACCGCGTTTACGATGCTGCGATTGGGGTCGTCCGGTACAGCGGGCGCGTGCGGCTCGGCATCCGGATCGTGGATCACCGGAAGATCGCGCGGACGCGGCATCAGCATCACCACCACCGCGCCGATGAGCGGTAGGAAGGTGAGGAGCGAAAGTAGATTCGGTATGGCCGACTGCGTCATCGATACCTCATGCCCGGTGGCTGCGCGTGCCTACAGGCGATACCAGAGCACCAGGAAGCTCACCAGCAGCGCTACCATGCCCATCATCATCTCCAGCGCGTAGTTGCGAACATAGCCGGTCTGCACCTTGCCGATGAGCCGACTGATGCCTTTCACTCCGCGCGCCGCTCCATTCACCGTACCGTCGATCATCTCCACATCCACGGTTTTCCAGAGGATGTTGCGGGCAAACCAGCCGCCCGCCGTGATGAAGATTGCGTTGTAGAGCGCGTCCCAATACCAGCGATTGAACAGAAAGGCGTA comes from the Armatimonadota bacterium genome and includes:
- a CDS encoding NADH-quinone oxidoreductase subunit M, translating into MTQSAIPNLLSLLTFLPLIGAVVVMLMPRPRDLPVIHDPDAEPHAPAVPDDPNRSIVNAVALLFSVLTLFLSIALLAAYRSHAMNSVIGNMQFLEDVKWFHVGSIDVHYRMGVDGVSVMLILLTTFLSTLCIIHSFTVKARLKEFMCFLLLLEAAMLGVFCALDLVLFYVFWEAMLVPMYFLIGIFGHERRVYAAIKFFIFTFAGSVLMLVAIVALYHASGTLNVLALTSVRATGSHNLAAFAMAHPQGMLMMFGAFALAFMIKVPMFPLHTWLPDAHVEAPTAGSVILAGVMLKMGTYGFIRFCLPIFPEQARQAAPIFIVLAIIGIIYGSLVSAVQTDAKKLVAYSSVAHLGYVMLGIFTFTRIGMMGALVQNINHGISTPMLFFIVGMMYERRGTRQISEFGGLKMIAPGLATMLLIATLASVAVPFFNGFVGEFPVLLGSWSSTTTGHWATALAASGMVFSAIYMLWWFQRLMLGPVTRPLNLKFPDLTRNEWLVLTPLAVVIFWFGLGSSFWTQKMNTTVTYLLRGAGAEDTDLPAVRLYNAVFDRQSLRRTHASPSEERSTLAWLDSGVDQRSVLRGINPATRPLAAGGTSPAPGRPAAGGNAAGPARRASPSQGATGAPPSAPPGPSAGPGHGGPRITGASR